A single genomic interval of Nocardioides nitrophenolicus harbors:
- the serC gene encoding phosphoserine transaminase — translation MTDIQIPAELKPADGRFGAGPSKIQPSHLSALAATGDTLMGTSHRQAPVRKVVGRVLEGLGELFALPEGYEVVVGNGGATAFWDIAAFGLIEQRSQHLAFGEFSSKFASSVKAAPWLDAPSVIAADPGSRPEAVAEDGVDAYAWAHNETSTAVMAPVVRPAGTDGALVLIDATSGAGGLPVDLTQSDVYYFAPQKCFASDGGLWFAIFSPAALERAERIAATDRYIPPFFDLKTAIDNSRLNQTYNTPSVATLFLMAEQLDWMNGQGGLKGMVERTTASSDALYGWAERTSYTTPYVADPSHRSLVIGTIDFDDAIDAAEVAKVLRANGIVDTEPYRKLGRNQLRIAMYPAIDPADVEALTTSIDYVVEALRA, via the coding sequence GTGACCGACATCCAGATCCCCGCCGAGCTCAAGCCCGCCGACGGCCGCTTCGGCGCCGGTCCCTCGAAGATCCAGCCGAGCCACCTGAGCGCCCTGGCGGCCACCGGCGACACGCTGATGGGCACCTCACACCGGCAGGCCCCGGTCCGCAAGGTCGTCGGCCGCGTGCTGGAGGGCCTCGGCGAGCTGTTCGCGCTGCCCGAGGGCTACGAGGTGGTGGTCGGCAACGGCGGCGCGACGGCGTTCTGGGACATCGCGGCGTTCGGGCTGATCGAGCAGCGCTCGCAGCACCTCGCCTTCGGCGAGTTCTCGAGCAAGTTCGCCTCCTCGGTGAAGGCGGCGCCCTGGCTGGACGCGCCGTCGGTGATCGCCGCCGACCCCGGCTCGCGGCCCGAGGCCGTCGCCGAGGACGGCGTCGACGCCTACGCCTGGGCCCACAACGAGACCTCGACCGCCGTGATGGCGCCGGTCGTGCGGCCCGCCGGCACCGACGGCGCCCTGGTGCTGATCGACGCGACGTCGGGTGCCGGCGGCCTGCCCGTCGACCTGACCCAGAGCGACGTCTACTACTTCGCGCCGCAGAAGTGCTTCGCCTCCGACGGCGGCCTGTGGTTCGCGATCTTCAGCCCCGCCGCCCTCGAGCGCGCCGAGCGGATCGCCGCCACCGACCGCTACATCCCGCCGTTCTTCGACCTCAAGACGGCCATCGACAACAGCCGCCTCAACCAGACCTACAACACCCCCTCGGTCGCCACGCTCTTCTTGATGGCCGAGCAGCTGGACTGGATGAACGGCCAGGGCGGCCTCAAGGGCATGGTCGAGCGCACCACTGCCTCCTCCGACGCGCTCTACGGCTGGGCCGAGCGGACGTCGTACACCACGCCCTACGTGGCCGACCCGAGCCACCGCTCGCTGGTCATCGGCACCATCGACTTCGACGACGCGATCGACGCCGCCGAGGTGGCGAAGGTGCTGCGCGCCAACGGCATCGTCGACACCGAGCCCTACCGCAAGCTCGGCCGCAACCAGCTGCGGATCGCGATGTACCCCGCGATCGACCCGGCTGACGTGGAGGCGCTCACCACCTCGATCGACTACGTCGTCGAGGCGCTTCGGGCGTAG
- a CDS encoding GNAT family N-acetyltransferase, protein MQASLDLRPVGYLHPDAAALVARVQEEYVERYGSPDESPVDPAVFDPPEGLFLVGYDGAEPVATGAWRRSGVRALGGTSAVEVKRMFVVAEHRGRGFARAVLAALEDSARDAGHDLVVLETGLRQPEAIGLYRSAGYEPVPGFGFYRDAPLSRCFAKLV, encoded by the coding sequence ATGCAAGCCTCCCTCGACCTGCGTCCCGTCGGCTATCTCCACCCCGACGCCGCGGCTCTCGTCGCCCGCGTCCAGGAGGAGTACGTCGAGCGCTACGGCTCGCCCGACGAGAGCCCCGTCGACCCGGCCGTGTTCGACCCGCCGGAGGGCCTCTTCCTGGTCGGGTACGACGGCGCCGAGCCGGTCGCGACCGGGGCCTGGCGCCGCTCCGGCGTGCGGGCGCTCGGCGGCACCAGCGCGGTGGAGGTCAAGCGGATGTTCGTGGTCGCCGAGCACCGGGGACGGGGCTTCGCGCGGGCGGTGCTGGCCGCGCTGGAGGACTCGGCCCGGGACGCCGGTCACGACCTGGTCGTGCTCGAGACCGGGCTGCGGCAGCCCGAGGCGATCGGGCTGTACCGCAGCGCCGGCTACGAGCCGGTCCCCGGCTTCGGGTTCTACCGCGACGCCCCGCTCTCGCGGTGCTTCGCCAAGCTGGTGTGA
- a CDS encoding flavin-containing monooxygenase — MPSSSPTGFRVAVIGGGFAGIAAARELHRRGYAVTIFESGDGPGGTWRANRFPGVEVDTPAVMYSYSFAPGEWSREFPGGAELRRYLERVAREAGLLPLFRYGRRVTRLVWDERSATWSVTARDVATGEEESADFRAVVSAVGLLNVPRHPEWPGRSTYTGEIFHTAEWPADLDLTGRRVAVVGTGSTSAQVVAELAGVASQLTVFQRQPGWVDPKAGRVYDDAERARLRHPVHRRIARWRLFLALERRWLGGRIIRPGSDVDTSLVDACRRYLDEVFADHPELKAQLTPTSAYLGKRAVHSSTFYPALLREDVTLVPRAVVGMHEKGLIDASGEEHVAEVVVTATGFRAAEFLAGIEVVGRGGTVLAEKWGEDPMAFLGITVDEMPNLFLLYGPNTNWYAPVFGMEKQALFIGRTLDELRRRGARSVEVKASYVAALNRWLKRRLDASSFAQTPNYFRSPSGRVVTQWPDGASVYWLLTRLLWKRSARFQ, encoded by the coding sequence ATGCCCTCATCCAGTCCCACCGGCTTTCGGGTCGCCGTGATCGGCGGCGGCTTCGCCGGCATCGCGGCCGCCCGCGAGCTGCACCGGCGCGGCTACGCGGTCACGATCTTCGAGTCCGGCGACGGTCCGGGCGGCACCTGGCGGGCCAACCGGTTCCCCGGCGTCGAGGTCGACACCCCGGCCGTCATGTACTCCTACTCCTTCGCGCCCGGCGAGTGGAGCCGCGAGTTCCCGGGCGGGGCCGAGCTGCGCCGCTACCTCGAGCGGGTCGCGCGCGAGGCCGGCCTGCTGCCGCTGTTCCGCTACGGCCGCCGGGTGACCCGGCTGGTGTGGGACGAGCGGTCCGCGACCTGGTCGGTGACCGCACGGGACGTCGCGACCGGCGAGGAGGAGAGCGCGGACTTCCGCGCCGTGGTGTCGGCGGTCGGGCTGCTCAACGTCCCGCGCCACCCCGAGTGGCCCGGCCGCTCGACGTACACCGGCGAGATCTTCCACACCGCCGAGTGGCCGGCCGACCTGGACCTGACCGGACGCCGGGTGGCCGTGGTCGGCACCGGCTCCACCTCCGCGCAGGTGGTCGCCGAGCTCGCTGGCGTGGCCAGCCAGCTCACCGTCTTCCAGCGCCAGCCCGGCTGGGTGGACCCCAAGGCCGGCCGGGTGTACGACGACGCCGAGCGGGCCCGGCTGCGCCACCCCGTGCACCGCCGGATCGCCCGCTGGCGGCTCTTCCTCGCCCTGGAGCGGCGCTGGCTCGGGGGCCGGATCATCCGGCCCGGCAGCGACGTCGACACCTCCCTGGTCGACGCCTGCCGGCGCTACCTCGACGAGGTCTTCGCCGACCATCCCGAGCTCAAGGCGCAGCTGACCCCCACTTCGGCGTACCTCGGCAAGCGCGCGGTGCACTCCTCGACCTTCTACCCGGCGCTGCTGCGCGAGGACGTGACCCTGGTCCCGCGGGCGGTGGTCGGCATGCACGAGAAGGGCCTGATCGACGCGAGCGGCGAGGAGCACGTCGCGGAGGTCGTGGTCACCGCGACCGGCTTCCGCGCGGCGGAGTTCCTCGCCGGGATCGAGGTCGTCGGCCGCGGCGGCACCGTGCTCGCGGAGAAGTGGGGCGAGGACCCGATGGCGTTCCTCGGCATCACCGTCGACGAGATGCCGAATCTGTTCCTGCTCTACGGCCCGAACACCAACTGGTACGCCCCGGTGTTCGGCATGGAGAAGCAGGCGCTGTTCATCGGGCGCACCCTCGACGAGCTGCGCCGGCGGGGCGCCCGCTCGGTCGAGGTGAAGGCGTCGTACGTCGCCGCGCTCAACCGCTGGCTCAAGCGCCGCCTCGACGCCAGCTCCTTCGCGCAGACCCCCAACTACTTCCGCTCGCCGTCCGGACGGGTCGTCACCCAGTGGCCCGACGGGGCCTCGGTGTACTGGCTGCTCACCCGGCTGCTGTGGAAGCGCTCGGCGCGCTTCCAGTGA
- a CDS encoding amino acid ABC transporter ATP-binding protein, producing the protein MATTAVDRPLDGPLISARGISKSFGGHQVLHDVSLDVRRGEAVCLLGRSGSGKSTFLRCLNLLERAEEGIVMLDGELLGHHVRRGRIHRLPARREAAQRQHLGMVFQQFNLFAHKTVLENVIEAPVKVAGRSRREATAHAVELLERVGLAEKVGAYPGQLSGGQQQRVAIARALAMRPKALLFDEPTSALDPEMVNEVLQVIRDLVVGGMTTIIVTHEVGFAREVCDRFVFLQDGRIVEEGPARRLTEGAEHPATRDFLSKVL; encoded by the coding sequence CTGGCGACGACCGCGGTCGACCGGCCGCTCGACGGGCCGCTGATCAGCGCCCGCGGCATCAGCAAGTCCTTCGGCGGCCATCAGGTGCTGCACGACGTCTCGCTCGACGTACGCCGGGGCGAGGCGGTGTGCCTGCTCGGCCGCTCGGGCAGCGGCAAGAGCACCTTCCTGCGCTGTCTCAACCTGCTCGAGCGTGCGGAGGAGGGCATCGTGATGCTCGACGGCGAGCTGCTCGGCCATCACGTACGACGCGGCCGGATCCACCGGCTGCCCGCCCGCCGGGAGGCCGCCCAGCGCCAGCACCTCGGCATGGTCTTCCAGCAGTTCAACCTCTTCGCCCACAAGACCGTGCTGGAGAACGTGATCGAGGCCCCGGTCAAGGTCGCCGGCCGCTCCCGGCGCGAGGCGACCGCGCACGCCGTCGAGCTGCTGGAGCGGGTCGGCCTGGCCGAGAAGGTCGGCGCCTACCCGGGCCAGCTCTCCGGCGGCCAGCAGCAGCGGGTCGCGATCGCCCGGGCGCTGGCGATGCGCCCGAAGGCGCTGCTCTTCGACGAGCCGACCTCCGCGCTCGACCCGGAGATGGTCAACGAGGTGCTGCAGGTGATCCGCGACCTGGTCGTGGGCGGGATGACCACGATCATCGTCACCCACGAGGTCGGCTTTGCCCGCGAGGTCTGCGACCGGTTCGTCTTCCTCCAGGACGGCCGCATCGTCGAGGAGGGCCCGGCCCGCCGGCTCACCGAGGGTGCCGAGCACCCCGCCACCCGGGACTTCCTCAGCAAGGTCCTCTGA
- a CDS encoding amino acid ABC transporter permease: MTETMADRTGERAAWDEHLAELAAIPHARRLHLFRIVLAVVLLAAAVRLAWSIVENPAFEWATVRSYFFSDPVLTGLKNTITLTALSMGLALVVSVLIANLRLSDNPVLRAAAGVYVWFFRSVPLLVLLILWFNISLIYPTFSIPLPGGGWSWETRDLMTAYWSAVLAFGLQQAAYTSEIIRASLLAVPAGQREAALALGMPPGRIFRRIVFPQAMKIAVPPVSNDLINLLKATALVAFISVPDLLYSVQQIYNRTFEVVPLLMVATVWYMILVSILSLGQFYLERWLGRSASARVSPRARAARSAT, from the coding sequence GTGACCGAGACGATGGCGGACCGCACCGGGGAGCGCGCCGCGTGGGACGAGCACCTCGCCGAGCTCGCCGCGATCCCCCATGCGCGACGACTCCACCTGTTCCGGATCGTGCTCGCCGTGGTCCTCCTCGCCGCGGCCGTGCGGCTGGCGTGGAGCATCGTGGAGAACCCGGCCTTCGAGTGGGCCACGGTGCGCTCGTACTTCTTCTCCGACCCGGTCCTGACCGGCCTGAAGAACACGATCACGCTGACCGCGCTGTCGATGGGCCTGGCGCTCGTGGTGTCGGTGCTCATCGCCAACCTGCGGCTCTCGGACAACCCGGTGCTGCGTGCCGCCGCCGGCGTCTACGTGTGGTTCTTCCGCTCGGTCCCGCTGCTGGTGCTGCTGATCCTGTGGTTCAACATCTCGCTGATCTACCCGACCTTCAGCATCCCGCTGCCCGGCGGCGGGTGGTCGTGGGAGACCCGGGACCTGATGACGGCGTACTGGTCGGCGGTGCTGGCGTTCGGGCTGCAGCAGGCGGCGTACACCTCGGAGATCATCCGGGCCTCGCTGCTCGCGGTGCCGGCGGGGCAGCGGGAGGCCGCGCTCGCGCTGGGGATGCCGCCCGGCCGGATCTTCCGGCGCATCGTGTTCCCGCAGGCGATGAAGATCGCGGTGCCGCCGGTGAGCAACGACCTGATCAACCTGCTCAAGGCGACCGCCCTGGTCGCGTTCATCTCGGTGCCGGACCTGCTCTACTCCGTGCAGCAGATCTACAACCGCACCTTCGAGGTGGTGCCGCTGCTGATGGTGGCCACGGTCTGGTACATGATCCTGGTCAGCATCCTCTCGCTCGGCCAGTTCTATCTCGAGCGGTGGCTCGGCCGATCCGCGAGCGCCCGGGTCAGTCCGCGGGCCCGGGCAGCGAGGAGCGCGACATGA
- a CDS encoding transporter substrate-binding domain-containing protein: MSNTPTLRRRISGIALLALATTGTLTACSSGDDAGKDGGSGDAKTLVIPQQVGVPPYSYLDDKGELAGLLPDLSTALGEAMGFEVDNEQASFENGLLGLQRGTYDWVPGVDVTAERLAKFDFATNLVESYGFRVKDGGIDIGDTMEDLCGLSVAVTAGSSPVPVLQDLSKTCKGDGKDPIDVQTFADQATADLAVKSGRADTVTATSSGLAYQVTTEPGVWKITGPIYQAIDIGFAVMKGDDMAEKLVQATDDIIADGTYAEILAKYGAEKMAVEKSVLNPEPAS, from the coding sequence ATGTCGAACACCCCCACCCTGCGCCGCCGGATCAGCGGGATCGCCCTCCTCGCCCTCGCCACGACCGGGACGCTCACGGCCTGCTCCTCCGGCGACGACGCCGGCAAGGACGGCGGCAGCGGCGACGCGAAGACGCTGGTGATCCCGCAGCAGGTCGGCGTGCCGCCGTACAGCTATCTCGACGACAAGGGCGAGCTCGCCGGACTGCTCCCCGACCTCTCCACCGCGCTCGGCGAGGCGATGGGCTTCGAGGTCGACAACGAGCAGGCCTCCTTCGAGAACGGGCTGCTCGGGCTGCAGCGGGGCACCTACGACTGGGTGCCGGGCGTCGACGTCACCGCCGAGCGGCTCGCGAAGTTCGACTTCGCCACCAACCTGGTCGAGAGCTACGGCTTCCGGGTCAAGGACGGCGGGATCGACATCGGCGACACCATGGAGGACCTGTGCGGCCTCTCGGTCGCCGTGACCGCGGGCTCCAGCCCGGTGCCGGTGCTGCAGGACCTGTCGAAGACCTGCAAGGGCGACGGCAAGGACCCGATCGACGTGCAGACCTTCGCCGACCAGGCGACCGCCGACCTCGCGGTCAAGAGCGGGCGCGCCGACACGGTGACCGCCACGAGCAGCGGGCTGGCCTACCAGGTGACGACCGAGCCCGGCGTCTGGAAGATCACCGGCCCGATCTACCAGGCGATCGACATCGGCTTCGCCGTGATGAAGGGCGACGACATGGCCGAGAAGCTGGTCCAGGCCACCGACGACATCATCGCGGACGGCACCTACGCCGAGATCCTGGCGAAGTACGGCGCGGAGAAGATGGCCGTCGAGAAGTCGGTGCTCAACCCCGAGCCGGCGTCGTGA
- a CDS encoding helix-turn-helix domain-containing protein, translating to MPVSDVFPKAGEPSATMSATLRDLVHALRLITDVRLLGAADPELALRTHLLVDAAALGAEPLPEEVGAGLLVLTGDAAGELTALAADLAARAPGALLVRDPGTPVPEALLAGAVVVVPRGPEWSALLAEALRVVVEPRRHDVGSARLNRALAEHTDLFDVAKALGVATGTLISIEDERARVMAFSPYSDQADPIRRLAILGREPPQWHVEQLRSERVYDRLRVPGATVELPQAGEVRRRLGIGMADPTTGVYLGTIWAQETDVPFGPELEDHLIGAARYAARLVSQARQIHSVSTELVQRLLAPEGPGPGDDVPQLRVREPASFTLIGIEAVDDDHAAEWLLSSEAVALLSMRAVSLAEQALVAPYGARLYVLAPGPVDPARDVAWAERTLAHLRAQRHAGFRAAVSSSASAGSVRAARAEIERVCARTAPSAARPVVTLDSDRTAVLLAECLEALPRAALLDDERFRTLVEYDGRSSIDLLETARVWLRVHGEYGPAAQALTTHQNTVRYRIGRLESLAGYDLADPDDRLLLALQLRLHDQV from the coding sequence ATGCCCGTATCGGACGTGTTTCCGAAGGCCGGCGAGCCGTCCGCGACGATGTCGGCGACATTGCGCGACCTCGTCCACGCGCTGCGGCTGATCACCGACGTCCGCCTGCTCGGCGCCGCCGACCCCGAGCTCGCGCTGCGCACGCACCTGCTCGTCGACGCCGCCGCCCTGGGCGCCGAGCCGCTGCCGGAGGAGGTCGGCGCGGGCCTGCTGGTCCTCACCGGCGACGCCGCCGGCGAGCTGACGGCGCTGGCCGCCGACCTCGCCGCTCGGGCGCCCGGCGCGCTCCTGGTCCGCGACCCGGGGACTCCGGTCCCCGAGGCGCTGCTCGCGGGCGCGGTGGTCGTCGTACCTCGGGGGCCGGAGTGGTCCGCGCTGCTCGCCGAGGCGCTACGGGTGGTGGTCGAGCCGCGCCGCCACGACGTCGGCAGCGCCCGGCTCAACCGCGCCCTCGCCGAGCACACCGACCTCTTCGACGTCGCCAAGGCGCTCGGCGTCGCGACCGGCACGCTCATCTCGATCGAGGACGAGCGGGCCCGGGTGATGGCGTTCTCGCCCTACAGCGACCAGGCGGACCCGATCCGCCGGCTGGCCATCCTCGGCCGGGAGCCACCGCAGTGGCACGTCGAGCAGCTGCGCTCCGAGCGGGTCTACGACCGGCTCCGGGTCCCCGGCGCCACCGTCGAGCTCCCCCAGGCGGGCGAGGTGCGCCGCCGGCTCGGCATCGGGATGGCCGACCCGACCACCGGGGTCTACCTCGGCACCATCTGGGCCCAGGAGACCGACGTCCCGTTCGGGCCCGAGCTGGAGGACCACCTGATCGGCGCCGCGCGGTACGCCGCCCGCCTGGTCAGCCAGGCCCGGCAGATCCACTCGGTCAGCACCGAGCTGGTGCAGCGGCTGCTCGCGCCCGAGGGACCGGGGCCCGGGGACGACGTACCTCAGCTGCGGGTGCGGGAGCCGGCCAGCTTCACCCTGATCGGCATCGAGGCCGTCGACGACGACCACGCCGCCGAGTGGCTGCTGTCCTCCGAGGCCGTCGCGCTGCTCAGCATGCGCGCGGTGTCCCTGGCCGAGCAGGCCCTGGTGGCGCCGTACGGTGCCCGGCTCTACGTCCTCGCGCCCGGCCCCGTCGACCCGGCCCGCGACGTCGCCTGGGCGGAGCGGACCCTCGCCCACCTGCGGGCTCAGCGGCACGCCGGCTTCCGGGCCGCCGTCAGCTCCTCGGCCTCGGCGGGTTCGGTGCGCGCCGCCCGGGCCGAGATCGAGCGGGTGTGCGCGCGGACCGCGCCCTCGGCCGCCCGCCCGGTGGTCACCCTCGACAGCGACCGGACCGCGGTCCTGCTCGCGGAGTGCCTCGAGGCGCTGCCCCGCGCCGCCCTGCTCGACGACGAGCGCTTCCGCACCCTGGTCGAGTACGACGGCCGGAGCAGCATCGACCTGCTGGAGACCGCCCGGGTCTGGCTCCGCGTCCACGGTGAGTACGGTCCGGCCGCCCAGGCGCTGACCACCCACCAGAACACCGTCCGCTACCGGATCGGCCGGCTGGAGTCGCTCGCCGGCTACGACCTCGCCGACCCCGACGACCGGCTCCTCCTCGCCCTCCAGCTGCGCCTCCACGACCAGGTGTGA
- a CDS encoding ABC transporter permease encodes MSTLTATTRDTTRSARAELVRLRAWPAVWITLGAWLVLSLLFGYLFTYLSYTSGEPGFADEGTTRAEQLAQMMPDAVPDVFLQGMPMFGGALMMVLGALVAGNGYGWGTWKTLFSQGVRRTPALVGSVLSLTTIVVGTLVVTFVVDLGVSLLIASTESQDVVLPSAGSVVQAFGAGFLVLEMWALLGFLLGTLALGPALSVGLGLVWALVVENLLRGVGRLLGWVESLTEVLPGTSAGSLIGSIVGVGTGDGTPGVVDTVPGTRAALTVAAYVVVAVVASIVLVRRRDVT; translated from the coding sequence ATGAGCACGCTGACCGCGACCACCCGCGACACCACCCGCAGCGCCCGCGCCGAGCTGGTCCGGCTGCGTGCCTGGCCGGCGGTGTGGATCACCCTCGGCGCCTGGCTGGTGCTGAGCCTGCTGTTCGGCTACCTGTTCACGTACCTCTCCTACACCAGCGGCGAGCCGGGCTTCGCCGACGAGGGCACCACCCGGGCCGAGCAGCTCGCCCAGATGATGCCGGACGCCGTACCCGATGTCTTCTTGCAGGGCATGCCGATGTTCGGCGGCGCGCTGATGATGGTGCTCGGTGCGCTGGTCGCCGGCAACGGCTACGGCTGGGGCACCTGGAAGACCCTGTTCTCCCAGGGCGTTCGTCGTACGCCGGCGCTGGTCGGCTCGGTCCTGTCGCTGACCACGATCGTCGTCGGCACCCTCGTCGTCACCTTCGTGGTCGACCTCGGCGTCTCGCTGCTGATCGCCTCGACCGAGTCGCAGGACGTCGTCCTGCCCTCGGCCGGCTCGGTCGTCCAGGCCTTCGGCGCGGGCTTCCTGGTCCTCGAGATGTGGGCCCTGCTCGGCTTCCTGCTCGGCACCCTGGCCCTCGGACCGGCGCTGTCGGTCGGGCTCGGCCTGGTCTGGGCGCTGGTCGTGGAGAACCTGCTGCGCGGTGTCGGCCGGCTCCTCGGCTGGGTCGAGAGCCTGACCGAGGTGCTCCCCGGCACGTCGGCAGGCTCGCTGATCGGCTCCATCGTCGGCGTCGGCACCGGCGACGGCACCCCCGGCGTCGTCGACACCGTCCCCGGCACCCGGGCCGCGCTGACGGTCGCGGCGTACGTCGTCGTCGCGGTCGTCGCCAGCATCGTGTTGGTCCGGCGGCGTGACGTGACCTGA
- a CDS encoding ABC transporter ATP-binding protein — MNADRDTVAATDELTKVYGDRVAVDKVTMTVRRGEVYGFLGPNGAGKTTTLRMLLGLIRPTSGSSYASTSVGALIEGPGFFPYLSGRANLRVLARHRGLPDAEVERVLERVDLAARGDDRFKGYSLGMKQRLGVAAALMGDPELIVLDEPTNGLDPAGMADMRALVVDLARGGQTVLLSSHLLAEVQEICHRVGVIDDGRLLRESTVAELRGGVSLRVRATPEPTALAVAMRLAGDDGVRRGADGGLLLTLPADRAPDVTRALVGAGVDVHEITAAERSLEEVFFEMTQKESVR; from the coding sequence ATGAACGCAGATCGAGACACGGTGGCCGCCACCGACGAGCTCACCAAGGTCTACGGCGACCGGGTCGCCGTCGACAAGGTCACCATGACCGTGCGGCGCGGCGAGGTCTACGGCTTCCTCGGCCCCAACGGTGCCGGGAAGACCACGACCCTGCGGATGCTGCTCGGCCTGATCCGGCCCACCTCCGGGTCGTCGTACGCGTCGACGTCGGTGGGTGCGCTGATCGAGGGACCGGGCTTCTTCCCGTACCTCTCGGGACGCGCCAACCTGCGCGTCCTGGCCCGGCACCGGGGCCTGCCCGACGCCGAGGTCGAGCGGGTGCTGGAGCGGGTCGACCTCGCCGCTCGTGGGGACGACCGGTTCAAGGGCTACTCCCTAGGCATGAAGCAGCGTCTCGGCGTCGCGGCCGCCCTGATGGGCGACCCGGAGCTGATCGTGCTCGACGAGCCCACCAACGGACTCGACCCGGCGGGCATGGCGGACATGCGGGCACTGGTCGTCGACCTGGCCCGCGGCGGGCAGACCGTGCTGCTGTCGAGCCACCTGCTGGCCGAGGTACAGGAGATCTGCCACCGGGTCGGGGTGATCGACGACGGCCGGCTGCTGCGCGAGTCCACCGTGGCCGAGCTGCGCGGCGGCGTGTCGCTGCGGGTCCGGGCCACGCCCGAGCCGACGGCGCTGGCCGTCGCGATGCGGCTGGCCGGCGACGACGGCGTACGACGGGGCGCCGACGGCGGCCTGCTGCTCACGCTCCCCGCCGACCGCGCACCCGACGTGACCCGGGCCCTGGTCGGCGCGGGCGTCGACGTCCACGAGATCACCGCTGCCGAGCGCAGCCTCGAAGAGGTCTTCTTCGAGATGACGCAGAAGGAGTCCGTCCGATGA
- a CDS encoding sensor histidine kinase, whose product MDTNIWLARRWWLIPVAVIITGGSFAVNLGHGGEVDADVLGRVLSVGFAAGAACSLLLLDRFPLLLVATGALSGGYFAVGGENGPIFFALIVASFVLATRRPVPTWFPLLLAAAVLIWAGLLVRGLRWDHLAVGAWQAIGIGALVSAAAAIGTMLRQGRSAWVDRTSRAAAEERLRMAQDLHDGVGHGLAVIAMQAGVALHVLDRDPAAARSSLEAIRTTSREALDALRTELATIAGEPAPRRPAYGVEAIPALVERVRSAGLRLEVIGEPGELTPASGAAAYAVLQEALTNVLRHAAASTATVVWERGTDTVALRVSDDGHGGAVQDEGMGISGMRTRVEALGGSFRAGPVPHGGFEVSAVLPA is encoded by the coding sequence ATGGACACGAACATCTGGCTGGCCCGGCGCTGGTGGCTGATCCCGGTCGCGGTGATCATCACCGGCGGCTCGTTCGCCGTGAACCTCGGGCACGGTGGAGAGGTCGACGCCGACGTGCTCGGGCGGGTGCTGTCCGTCGGGTTCGCGGCAGGGGCGGCGTGCTCGCTGCTGCTGCTCGACCGGTTCCCCCTGCTGCTGGTCGCGACCGGCGCGCTGAGCGGCGGGTACTTCGCCGTCGGCGGTGAGAACGGGCCGATCTTCTTCGCCCTGATCGTCGCCTCGTTCGTGCTCGCGACCCGACGTCCGGTCCCCACCTGGTTCCCGCTGCTGCTCGCCGCGGCGGTGCTGATCTGGGCGGGCCTGCTGGTGCGCGGCCTTCGGTGGGACCACCTCGCCGTGGGGGCGTGGCAGGCGATCGGCATCGGCGCGCTCGTGTCCGCGGCGGCCGCGATCGGCACCATGCTCCGGCAGGGCCGCTCCGCCTGGGTCGACCGCACCTCGCGGGCCGCCGCCGAGGAGCGGTTGCGGATGGCGCAGGACCTCCACGACGGCGTGGGGCACGGGCTGGCCGTGATCGCGATGCAGGCCGGCGTGGCGCTGCACGTCCTCGACCGCGACCCGGCCGCCGCCCGCAGCAGCCTGGAGGCGATCCGGACGACCAGCCGCGAGGCGCTGGACGCGCTGCGCACCGAGCTCGCGACGATCGCGGGGGAGCCGGCCCCGCGCCGGCCGGCGTACGGCGTCGAGGCGATCCCGGCCCTCGTCGAGCGGGTCCGCTCCGCGGGGCTGCGCCTGGAGGTGATCGGCGAGCCTGGTGAGCTGACCCCGGCGTCCGGTGCGGCGGCGTACGCCGTGCTCCAGGAGGCGCTGACGAACGTGCTGCGGCATGCCGCCGCCTCGACCGCCACCGTGGTCTGGGAGCGGGGCACCGACACGGTCGCGCTGCGCGTCTCGGACGACGGGCACGGCGGCGCGGTGCAGGATGAGGGCATGGGCATCAGCGGCATGCGCACCCGGGTCGAGGCGCTCGGCGGCAGCTTCCGGGCCGGCCCGGTTCCGCACGGCGGCTTCGAGGTCAGTGCGGTGCTGCCCGCATGA